A genomic region of Leptotrichia hofstadii contains the following coding sequences:
- the uppS gene encoding polyprenyl diphosphate synthase, with protein MDRDELVIPKHIAIIMDGNGRWAKERAKIRLEGHRAGANSLEKILKYAGDIGVKYLTVYAFSTENWKRPEKEVKGLMDLFAKYLDKEKKNLKKQGVRLLVTGSKENISQKLLKKIEETENYLADCEKIVFNIAFNYGGRREIIDAVNKVLHTKLSSESNVTGKEQFNNENESLNVTEKVVNEFVDKKETLKITEEEFSKFMYRPEIPDPELVIRTSGEFRISNFLLWEVAYSEFYITDVYWPDFDENELDKAILSFNKRDRRYGGLNVK; from the coding sequence ATGGATAGAGATGAATTGGTGATTCCTAAGCATATTGCTATTATTATGGATGGAAATGGGCGTTGGGCTAAGGAGCGTGCAAAAATTCGGCTGGAAGGTCATAGGGCAGGAGCTAACAGTCTTGAAAAAATATTGAAGTATGCAGGAGATATTGGTGTAAAATATTTAACTGTGTATGCATTTTCTACTGAAAATTGGAAGAGGCCTGAAAAGGAAGTAAAAGGACTTATGGACTTGTTTGCAAAATATCTCGATAAAGAAAAGAAAAATTTGAAAAAACAAGGTGTAAGATTGCTTGTTACAGGGTCAAAGGAAAATATTTCACAAAAATTATTAAAGAAAATTGAAGAAACCGAAAATTATTTGGCAGATTGTGAAAAGATTGTTTTTAATATAGCGTTTAATTATGGTGGACGGCGTGAAATTATTGATGCTGTAAATAAGGTTTTACATACTAAACTTTCATCTGAATCAAATGTAACAGGGAAAGAACAGTTCAACAATGAAAATGAAAGTCTGAATGTTACAGAAAAAGTGGTAAATGAATTTGTGGATAAAAAAGAAACTTTGAAGATTACAGAAGAAGAATTTTCTAAATTTATGTACCGTCCAGAAATTCCAGATCCAGAGCTTGTAATCAGAACAAGTGGAGAATTTAGAATAAGTAATTTTTTACTTTGGGAAGTTGCTTATTCAGAGTTTTACATAACAGATGTTTACTGGCCTGATTTTGATGAAAATGAATTAGATAAAGCGATTTTATCCTTTAATAAAAGGGATAGAAGATACGGAGGACTGAATGTTAAGTAG
- a CDS encoding toxin-antitoxin system YwqK family antitoxin, whose protein sequence is MKRNNSKKIFFIAGMMILSAVAYGKDVFANYGTNFGKVRLSKLSSSNMEDVKRIDSSTYELTGSGEYRIMEEGGRRLVVNLSNGILNGKYDEFYANGNRFTIGNYKNGKKEGEWTVYTENGKVWKKYQYKDDQLNGRYSSYYGKTGSQETVGNYENGKMTGTWTEYYENGSRKSQGNYSNGQKNGLFSEWNTNGGKKSEINYVNDEINGKMNVYYESGRPLYEANMNGETGTVRGYYTDGSLGFEGNIKGRRRTGTWTYYDKSGNPRKVNY, encoded by the coding sequence ATGAAAAGAAATAATAGCAAAAAAATATTTTTTATCGCTGGAATGATGATTTTATCAGCAGTTGCATACGGAAAAGATGTATTTGCAAATTATGGGACAAATTTTGGGAAAGTTAGATTATCGAAACTTAGCTCATCAAATATGGAAGATGTAAAAAGAATAGATTCTAGTACTTATGAATTGACAGGAAGCGGAGAATATAGAATTATGGAAGAAGGCGGAAGAAGACTTGTTGTTAATTTAAGCAATGGAATACTGAATGGGAAATATGATGAATTTTATGCAAACGGAAATAGATTTACGATAGGAAATTATAAAAATGGGAAAAAAGAAGGAGAATGGACAGTTTATACTGAAAATGGAAAAGTCTGGAAAAAATATCAATATAAAGATGACCAATTAAATGGACGTTATTCTTCATATTATGGAAAAACAGGGTCTCAAGAAACAGTTGGGAACTATGAGAATGGAAAAATGACAGGAACTTGGACTGAATATTATGAAAATGGTTCAAGAAAATCACAAGGAAACTATTCAAATGGACAGAAAAATGGATTATTTAGTGAATGGAACACTAACGGAGGTAAAAAATCTGAAATCAATTATGTAAATGATGAAATAAATGGGAAAATGAATGTCTACTACGAAAGTGGAAGACCTTTATATGAAGCAAATATGAATGGGGAAACTGGAACTGTAAGAGGATATTATACAGATGGAAGCCTTGGATTTGAGGGAAACATTAAAGGCAGAAGAAGAACAGGAACTTGGACTTATTATGATAAATCAGGGAATCCTAGAAAAGTAAATTATTAG
- a CDS encoding phosphatidate cytidylyltransferase produces MLSRLFIILLFVPFLLWIFLKGNVMFLVFTLVITGMSLFEFYKMLKDKGFEVASRIGMGLGLFLPVAIYFQENSKNIFSYFRFALFKQINFDMGGFIVFAIILLSLRQVLKVKIQNAMAEISYTLFGIIYVSYLFSHILLIKYEFPNGNILVVMTFMLIWACDISAYLVGMAIGGKIFKHRLAPKISPKKSIEGAIAGILGVFLVILFFDKIYLFIANFVCGISFLSQNCSVNYDYVAISGGKAFILALAIGIFAELGDLVESKIKRELEVKDSGNLLLGHGGFLDRFDSALFVLPIVYYFMKYVAYL; encoded by the coding sequence ATGTTAAGTAGATTATTTATTATTTTGTTATTTGTACCTTTCCTTTTATGGATATTTTTAAAGGGAAATGTGATGTTTTTGGTATTTACACTTGTAATAACGGGAATGTCACTGTTTGAATTTTATAAAATGTTAAAGGATAAGGGATTTGAGGTAGCAAGCAGGATTGGAATGGGACTTGGATTGTTTTTACCAGTTGCAATATATTTTCAGGAAAATTCAAAAAATATTTTTTCATATTTCAGATTTGCTCTTTTCAAGCAGATAAACTTTGATATGGGTGGATTTATTGTATTTGCAATAATTCTTCTGTCTTTAAGGCAGGTTTTAAAGGTAAAAATTCAAAATGCAATGGCAGAAATTTCCTACACGTTGTTTGGAATAATCTATGTTTCATATTTATTTTCACATATTTTGCTTATAAAATATGAATTTCCGAATGGTAATATTCTGGTTGTAATGACATTTATGTTAATCTGGGCATGTGATATTTCCGCCTACCTTGTCGGAATGGCAATCGGTGGAAAAATATTCAAGCATAGGCTTGCACCAAAAATCAGTCCGAAAAAATCAATTGAAGGTGCAATAGCAGGAATTTTGGGAGTATTTTTAGTAATTTTATTTTTTGACAAAATATATTTATTTATAGCAAATTTTGTATGTGGAATTTCCTTTTTGTCACAAAACTGTTCAGTAAATTATGATTATGTGGCGATTAGTGGAGGAAAAGCCTTTATTTTAGCACTTGCAATAGGTATTTTTGCAGAATTGGGAGATTTAGTGGAATCTAAGATAAAAAGAGAACTTGAAGTAAAGGATTCTGGGAATTTGCTTTTGGGACATGGTGGATTTTTAGATAGATTTGACAGTGCGTTATTTGTATTGCCAATTGTGTATTATTTTATGAAGTATGTGGCATATTTATAA
- the acpS gene encoding holo-ACP synthase, translating to MEIYGIGTDIIEISRIEKAINQTSLFKRKVYTEKEIEHIEKKRHPYASYAGRFAAKEAVSKAFGTGVHGFSLSDIEILNDELGKPYVTLYNAIKEKAQGLTVQISISHSREYAVSTVIIYKK from the coding sequence ATGGAAATATACGGTATTGGGACAGATATTATTGAAATATCCCGAATTGAAAAAGCGATTAATCAGACAAGCCTTTTTAAAAGGAAAGTTTATACGGAAAAAGAAATTGAGCATATCGAAAAAAAAAGGCATCCGTATGCCAGCTATGCAGGGAGATTTGCAGCGAAAGAGGCGGTTTCCAAGGCGTTTGGGACTGGGGTGCATGGGTTTTCGCTGAGTGATATTGAGATTTTGAATGATGAGCTGGGAAAGCCTTATGTAACGCTTTATAATGCGATAAAGGAGAAGGCACAGGGGCTTACAGTTCAGATTAGTATTTCGCATAGCAGAGAATATGCGGTTAGTACAGTAATTATTTATAAAAAATAA
- the tyrS gene encoding tyrosine--tRNA ligase: MSIDRNNEIEVKNEVERQFNILSRGCDEIINENEFKKKLEKSISTNTPLRVKLGIDPTGSELHLGHAVPLRKLKQFQDLGHEVLFLIGTFTGRIGDPTGKSETRKMLSEEQVNENIKTYLDQVKLILDLDKIKVVYNADWLEKLSLSDALNLLSQFTVSQMISREDFSKRLAENKPVSLIEFMYPILQGYDSVELKADVELGATEQKFNLLRGRDLQKNFGQEQQVCMIMPILVGLDGVEKMSKSLGNYIGVKDTPNDMFGKVMSISDELMENYYTMITDVPFEKIEEIKAQIADGSLHPMEAKKQLGAEVVKIYYGEEAAKEARNWFENVFSKRNLDVELPEVEIPYGEINVIDLLVKEAKLLGGTSEARRLISQGGFKINDEPIKDIKTSVNVESGMVIRAGKKKIVKVK; the protein is encoded by the coding sequence ATGAGTATAGATAGAAATAATGAAATAGAAGTAAAAAATGAAGTAGAAAGACAATTTAATATTTTGAGCCGTGGATGCGATGAAATAATTAATGAGAATGAATTTAAGAAAAAGTTGGAAAAATCAATTTCAACTAATACTCCGCTACGGGTTAAATTGGGTATAGATCCGACAGGTTCGGAGCTGCATTTGGGACATGCTGTACCTTTGAGAAAATTGAAGCAGTTTCAGGATTTAGGGCATGAAGTGCTGTTTTTGATTGGGACTTTTACTGGGAGAATTGGGGATCCAACAGGAAAATCTGAAACTAGGAAGATGTTGTCGGAAGAGCAAGTAAATGAAAATATAAAAACGTATTTAGATCAAGTAAAATTGATATTGGACTTGGATAAGATAAAAGTTGTATATAATGCTGACTGGCTGGAAAAATTATCACTTTCAGATGCTTTGAATTTATTGTCGCAGTTTACTGTGTCGCAAATGATTTCAAGAGAGGATTTTTCAAAAAGACTGGCTGAAAACAAACCAGTTTCGTTAATCGAGTTTATGTATCCGATTTTACAAGGATACGATTCAGTTGAACTGAAGGCTGATGTGGAACTGGGAGCAACAGAACAAAAATTTAATTTGCTAAGAGGAAGAGATTTACAGAAAAACTTTGGACAGGAGCAGCAAGTCTGTATGATAATGCCAATTCTGGTAGGGCTTGATGGAGTTGAAAAAATGTCTAAATCATTAGGGAATTACATTGGTGTAAAAGACACTCCAAATGATATGTTTGGTAAAGTTATGTCAATTTCAGATGAATTAATGGAAAATTACTACACAATGATAACAGATGTTCCTTTTGAGAAAATTGAAGAAATTAAAGCACAAATTGCAGATGGAAGTTTACATCCGATGGAAGCTAAAAAGCAGTTGGGGGCAGAAGTTGTAAAAATTTACTACGGTGAAGAAGCAGCTAAGGAAGCAAGAAACTGGTTTGAAAATGTATTCAGTAAAAGAAATCTTGATGTAGAATTGCCAGAAGTAGAAATTCCTTACGGAGAAATCAATGTAATTGACTTGCTTGTAAAAGAAGCAAAATTGCTTGGAGGAACAAGTGAAGCAAGAAGGCTAATTTCACAAGGCGGATTCAAAATAAATGATGAGCCAATAAAAGATATTAAGACAAGTGTAAATGTCGAAAGCGGAATGGTTATTAGAGCTGGGAAAAAGAAAATTGTGAAAGTGAAATAG
- the priA gene encoding replication restart helicase PriA — translation MYYYEIYVENNQGIYTYKSEEKYEIGQWCIVNFINKDKMGLIVAIVNENQIQFDISKVKKIKDVAPVLSIPSDIMQLIRWIKNYYISDYYSVIKAVYPGALKLSYSKKAIFQREFSENNETLEVEKIEEIKKFNEYMKKRQEVTVATLKKNFSSEIVERAVNEKIISIEKKVILNSKISKREKEKSEIVEKEIILNDEQQKAVDTIKNSENQVFLLKGITGSGKTEIYINLIKEALKQGFGSIFLVPEISLTVQMIQRLEEEFHNEVAILHSKLTDKEKREEWTFIRNGEKKIVIGARSAVFAPVQNLKYIIVDEEHENTYKQENNPRYHVKNVAIKRAFLQNENLKKDEKLEKNSELEKNDNLEEAEILKSEKIKVILGSATPSFETYYQAQQGDIELIELTKRYKNAKLPKFEIVDLNETTENFSEELLDRISQTLQKNEQVILILNRKAFSNLLKCKDCGNIPTCPNCSISLNYYKYDNRLKCHYCGYEKRFDNTCDECGGHKMRQIGAGTEKIEEELATVFPSARIVRIDSESIKTKQNYEKAYNDFKNHKYDIMLGTQIIAKGLHFSNVTLVGVINADIILNFPDFRASEKTFQLLTQASGRAGRGEKDGEVIIQTFNGENDVIKKTIESDYEGYYKNEMIMRKMLNYPPFGRIIILVISATEENLVMEKAKILREEIIRNVNAAMNLTSNDFISDAFKSPIYKINGRYRYQIFFKFERENILKIKKIIKKCVGKFREREKKVRVTIDVDPVNMM, via the coding sequence ATGTATTATTATGAAATTTATGTGGAAAATAATCAGGGAATATACACATATAAATCGGAAGAGAAGTATGAAATTGGGCAATGGTGCATTGTCAATTTTATAAATAAGGATAAAATGGGGCTTATTGTAGCGATTGTTAATGAAAATCAGATTCAGTTTGATATTTCAAAAGTGAAAAAAATTAAGGATGTTGCTCCAGTCTTGTCCATTCCATCCGATATTATGCAGCTTATAAGATGGATAAAAAATTATTATATAAGTGATTATTATAGCGTAATAAAGGCAGTTTATCCAGGAGCGTTGAAATTAAGTTATTCCAAAAAAGCCATTTTCCAAAGGGAATTTTCTGAAAATAATGAAACTTTGGAAGTGGAAAAAATTGAGGAAATAAAAAAATTTAACGAATATATGAAAAAACGTCAGGAAGTTACGGTTGCAACTTTGAAAAAGAATTTTTCCAGCGAAATTGTGGAAAGAGCTGTAAATGAAAAGATTATTTCCATTGAAAAGAAAGTTATTTTAAATTCTAAAATTTCAAAAAGAGAAAAGGAAAAAAGTGAAATTGTAGAAAAGGAAATTATTTTGAATGATGAGCAGCAAAAGGCTGTGGATACAATAAAAAATAGTGAAAATCAGGTTTTCCTGTTAAAGGGGATAACTGGCTCAGGGAAGACGGAAATTTATATTAATTTGATAAAGGAAGCCTTGAAACAAGGGTTTGGAAGTATCTTTCTAGTGCCTGAAATTTCACTTACAGTTCAGATGATACAAAGGCTTGAGGAGGAATTTCACAATGAAGTGGCTATTCTTCACAGTAAACTTACAGACAAGGAAAAGCGGGAAGAATGGACTTTTATACGAAATGGCGAAAAGAAAATTGTGATTGGGGCAAGGTCGGCAGTTTTTGCACCTGTTCAGAACTTGAAATATATTATTGTGGATGAGGAGCATGAAAATACGTATAAGCAGGAGAATAATCCACGGTATCACGTAAAAAATGTGGCAATAAAAAGAGCATTTTTACAAAATGAAAATTTGAAAAAAGATGAGAAACTTGAAAAAAATAGTGAATTAGAGAAAAATGATAATTTGGAAGAAGCTGAAATTTTAAAAAGTGAAAAGATAAAAGTGATTTTAGGTTCAGCAACTCCATCTTTTGAAACTTATTATCAGGCACAGCAGGGCGATATTGAATTAATTGAGCTGACAAAACGGTATAAAAATGCTAAACTGCCAAAATTTGAAATTGTGGATTTGAATGAAACAACGGAAAATTTTTCAGAAGAATTGCTAGATAGGATTTCTCAGACTTTACAAAAAAATGAGCAGGTTATCTTGATTTTGAACAGGAAGGCATTTTCAAACTTGCTGAAATGCAAGGATTGTGGAAATATTCCGACTTGTCCTAATTGCAGCATTTCCTTAAACTACTACAAATATGATAATCGTCTGAAATGCCATTACTGTGGCTATGAAAAACGCTTTGACAACACTTGTGATGAGTGTGGCGGACATAAAATGAGACAAATTGGGGCTGGAACCGAAAAAATTGAAGAGGAACTGGCGACGGTGTTTCCATCGGCAAGAATTGTGAGAATAGACTCTGAAAGCATAAAGACAAAGCAAAATTATGAAAAAGCCTACAACGACTTTAAAAATCACAAATATGACATAATGCTCGGAACACAGATTATCGCAAAGGGACTACATTTTTCAAACGTAACATTAGTCGGAGTAATTAATGCTGATATAATCCTAAATTTTCCAGACTTTCGGGCCTCAGAAAAGACTTTTCAGCTGTTGACACAGGCTTCAGGGCGTGCAGGACGTGGAGAAAAGGATGGGGAAGTGATTATTCAGACTTTTAATGGCGAAAATGATGTAATAAAAAAAACAATTGAAAGTGATTACGAAGGATATTACAAAAACGAAATGATTATGCGAAAAATGTTAAATTATCCGCCTTTTGGACGAATTATAATTTTGGTAATTTCGGCAACTGAAGAAAATTTGGTAATGGAAAAAGCCAAAATTTTGCGTGAAGAGATTATAAGAAATGTAAACGCAGCTATGAACTTGACTTCAAATGATTTTATTTCAGACGCTTTTAAATCCCCAATTTACAAAATAAACGGCAGATACAGATACCAAATATTTTTTAAATTTGAAAGAGAAAATATCTTAAAAATTAAAAAAATCATAAAAAAATGTGTAGGTAAATTTCGGGAAAGGGAAAAGAAAGTTAGGGTTACGATTGATGTAGATCCTGTAAATATGATGTGA
- a CDS encoding thioredoxin/cytochrome c biogenesis CcdA family protein yields MFWRKDFKAGIEKSRFFALIIVIFGIFCISQIGYSAGNSQAKKVKIEYFGRKDCKNCANLEKFLKELSAKRDDFEYVEHKIDESKEEKVFFDETTSKLKLVKGTPIIYINGHIIQGFNTADTTGKEIENLINSGKTKDKILTLKEYVESGQTGNVSSNGAVCTGDTVCEVPGLTKGAENQVLVNIPIINKTVDLTNYSLLTMSIILGTIDGFNPCAMWVLVLFLTALIAVGNKVKMFRVAGLFILAEAVMYFFILNAWIYAWDFVGLDKWVTPLVGIVGIIGGIFFIRNYLKKGDTLECEVTDFEQRAKISKKIKDIANKPFTLLTALAIIGLALSVNVIEFACSVGIPQTYTKILQINEVPFWTRQFYTFIYIIGYMIDDIIVFGFALMSVNKLQLTTKYSKWVNLFGGILMIILGLIMLIKPSLLIM; encoded by the coding sequence ATGTTTTGGAGAAAAGATTTTAAGGCTGGGATAGAGAAAAGTAGATTTTTTGCGTTGATAATCGTGATTTTTGGTATATTTTGTATAAGTCAGATTGGTTATTCTGCTGGAAATAGTCAGGCAAAGAAAGTAAAAATTGAGTACTTTGGAAGAAAAGACTGTAAAAATTGTGCAAATTTGGAGAAGTTTTTGAAGGAATTATCGGCTAAAAGGGATGATTTTGAATATGTGGAGCATAAAATTGATGAAAGCAAGGAAGAAAAAGTGTTTTTTGATGAAACTACATCGAAGTTAAAACTTGTGAAGGGAACTCCGATTATTTACATTAACGGACATATTATTCAAGGGTTTAATACAGCTGATACGACTGGGAAAGAAATTGAAAATTTGATAAATTCTGGGAAAACAAAGGATAAGATTTTGACTTTGAAGGAATATGTGGAAAGTGGACAGACTGGAAATGTGAGTAGTAATGGTGCAGTCTGTACAGGCGATACGGTATGTGAGGTGCCAGGACTTACGAAAGGTGCTGAAAATCAGGTACTTGTAAATATTCCGATTATTAATAAGACTGTTGACTTGACAAATTATTCACTGCTTACAATGTCAATAATTTTGGGAACAATTGATGGATTTAATCCTTGTGCAATGTGGGTTCTGGTATTATTTTTGACAGCTTTGATTGCCGTTGGAAATAAGGTAAAAATGTTCCGTGTGGCAGGGCTGTTTATTTTAGCTGAAGCTGTAATGTATTTTTTCATTTTAAATGCTTGGATTTATGCTTGGGATTTTGTGGGACTTGACAAATGGGTAACTCCGCTTGTTGGAATCGTTGGAATTATTGGTGGAATTTTCTTTATTAGAAATTACTTGAAAAAAGGGGATACGCTGGAATGTGAAGTGACAGATTTTGAACAGAGGGCAAAGATTTCTAAAAAGATAAAGGATATTGCCAATAAGCCATTTACATTACTGACAGCACTTGCAATTATTGGCTTAGCACTTTCGGTAAATGTAATAGAATTTGCCTGTTCAGTTGGAATTCCTCAAACATACACAAAAATACTTCAAATAAACGAAGTTCCTTTCTGGACTAGACAATTTTACACATTTATCTACATAATTGGCTATATGATAGATGATATAATAGTTTTTGGATTTGCCTTAATGAGTGTAAATAAATTGCAATTAACTACAAAATATTCTAAATGGGTAAATCTGTTTGGTGGAATTCTTATGATAATTTTGGGACTCATAATGCTAATTAAGCCAAGTTTGCTTATAATGTAA